A window from candidate division KSB1 bacterium encodes these proteins:
- a CDS encoding STAS domain-containing protein yields MEVLRVGAREDIALLRLRGFIDTTTAPEVHRILAQLQKEGLVNILVDMAGVGYVSSAGWGAFVGEIRDLREKGGDLRVAHMSPEVREVFEMLEFDRIIEAYDHIEEAIDDFDLALGLDITAGVMRTAPAEGEASPEVLVPAQPTSSPMAGKAEPLPDELLPIHEKIRRIVIEFPLGGLWYIWKTLRSPRFGRTRINPFRLYRILRELNLETKEKRFRFYRSR; encoded by the coding sequence GTGGAAGTGTTACGGGTGGGGGCGAGGGAAGATATTGCCCTTCTCCGTCTCCGCGGCTTCATCGACACCACAACGGCCCCAGAAGTCCATCGCATCCTCGCGCAGCTCCAGAAGGAGGGCCTCGTGAACATCCTCGTCGACATGGCGGGGGTGGGGTACGTGTCGAGTGCCGGTTGGGGCGCCTTTGTGGGAGAGATCCGGGACCTCCGCGAGAAAGGCGGAGATTTGCGGGTGGCCCACATGTCCCCGGAGGTGCGCGAGGTATTCGAGATGCTCGAGTTCGACCGCATCATCGAGGCCTATGACCACATCGAAGAGGCGATCGACGACTTCGACCTGGCCCTCGGGCTCGACATCACCGCCGGGGTGATGCGGACCGCACCCGCAGAAGGTGAGGCGAGCCCCGAAGTTCTGGTCCCCGCCCAGCCGACCTCCTCCCCAATGGCCGGGAAGGCCGAGCCGCTGCCCGACGAGCTTCTCCCCATCCACGAAAAGATCCGAAGAATCGTGATCGAATTCCCCCTGGGGGGCCTGTGGTACATCTGGAAGACGCTTCGCAGTCCCAGGTTCGGAAGAACGCGGATCAACCCATTCCGCCTGTACCGCATTCTCCGGGAACTGAACCTCGAAACCAAAGAGAAGAGGTTCC